A single Stutzerimonas stutzeri DNA region contains:
- a CDS encoding DUF1826 domain-containing protein, with protein MIAREMPRPRPQQRFGDTPAVLAEALSDAVNLAVWQRQLPLHIAGFAQTLLALGEPLAESLTLEPDADAECDLQLRSLASGYRSLAGHAGFVADVAWLVQAFACLLDARRIGLRLRVLDKPMCPRFHVDQVPLRLITTYAGAGSEWLREDSMPRSQLGDPGAGPISDADIEHLQPGEVALFKGEKWQGNEGAGIVHRSPQAAPGNGRLILTLDWLA; from the coding sequence ATGATCGCTCGCGAGATGCCACGCCCACGCCCGCAGCAGCGCTTCGGGGATACGCCCGCGGTGTTGGCCGAGGCGCTGAGCGACGCGGTGAACCTTGCGGTATGGCAACGCCAGTTGCCGCTGCACATCGCCGGCTTTGCCCAGACGCTGCTGGCGCTCGGCGAGCCGCTGGCCGAGTCGCTCACGCTCGAACCGGATGCCGACGCTGAGTGCGACCTGCAACTGCGCTCCCTGGCGTCGGGCTACCGGAGCCTTGCCGGACACGCCGGATTCGTCGCCGATGTGGCCTGGTTGGTGCAGGCATTCGCCTGCCTGCTGGATGCCCGCCGCATCGGGCTGCGCCTGCGGGTACTGGATAAGCCGATGTGCCCGCGGTTTCATGTGGACCAGGTGCCACTGCGGCTGATCACGACCTATGCAGGCGCCGGCAGCGAGTGGCTACGCGAAGACAGCATGCCTCGCAGCCAACTGGGCGATCCAGGCGCTGGGCCGATCTCGGACGCCGATATCGAGCACCTCCAGCCTGGCGAGGTCGCCTTGTTCAAAGGCGAAAAATGGCAGGGCAACGAAGGGGCTGGCATCGTCCATCGCTCGCCCCAGGCCGCACCCGGCAATGGCCGGCTGATCCTCACGCTGGACTGGCTGGCCTAG
- the zigA gene encoding zinc metallochaperone GTPase ZigA yields MNRLPVTVLSGFLGAGKSTLLNHILKNREGLKVAVIVNDMSEVNIDGSEVQRDVSLNRAEEKLVEMSNGCICCTLREDLLDEVAKLAREDRFDYLLIESTGISEPLQVAETFTFRDDRGQSLADLARLDTLVTVVDGVNFLHDFQAAQSLASRGETLGEEDERSITDLLIEQVEFADVILISKIDLISSADREELIAIIGRLNTHADILPMSMGKVSLTKILDTGRFDFARAAEAPGWLKEMRGEHLPETQEYGIASAAYVARRPFHPQRFHDFLDREWSNGRLLRSKGYFWLASRPQEAGSWSQAGGLMRYEYAGRWWRFTPEAQWPADEQSREAIRMKWDAESGDCRQELVFIGQNIDFDRLRTELDACLLSEQEWNLGPERWLRLPDPFAPWHQDVA; encoded by the coding sequence ATGAACCGCCTCCCTGTAACCGTTTTATCCGGCTTTCTCGGTGCCGGCAAAAGCACCCTGCTCAACCACATCCTGAAAAATCGCGAGGGCCTCAAGGTCGCGGTGATCGTCAATGACATGAGCGAGGTCAACATCGACGGCAGCGAGGTGCAACGCGACGTGAGCCTTAACCGCGCCGAAGAAAAGCTCGTCGAGATGAGTAACGGCTGCATCTGCTGCACCCTGCGCGAAGACCTGCTCGACGAAGTCGCCAAGCTGGCACGCGAGGACCGCTTCGACTACCTGTTGATCGAATCAACCGGCATCTCGGAACCCCTGCAGGTGGCCGAAACCTTCACCTTCCGGGACGACAGGGGCCAGAGCCTGGCGGACCTGGCGCGCCTGGACACCCTGGTTACGGTGGTGGACGGTGTCAATTTCCTGCACGATTTCCAGGCTGCGCAGAGCCTGGCGAGCCGTGGCGAGACCCTCGGCGAAGAGGATGAACGTTCGATCACCGATCTGCTGATCGAGCAGGTCGAGTTCGCCGACGTCATTCTCATCAGCAAGATAGACCTGATATCAAGCGCAGACCGCGAGGAACTCATCGCGATCATTGGCCGCTTGAACACCCATGCCGATATCTTGCCGATGAGCATGGGCAAGGTATCCCTGACGAAGATTCTCGACACCGGTCGCTTCGACTTCGCGCGCGCTGCCGAAGCCCCGGGCTGGCTCAAGGAAATGCGCGGCGAGCACCTGCCCGAAACCCAGGAGTACGGCATCGCGTCCGCCGCATATGTCGCGCGGCGCCCCTTCCATCCGCAACGCTTTCACGACTTCCTCGATCGCGAGTGGAGCAACGGCCGGCTGCTGCGCTCGAAGGGCTATTTCTGGCTGGCGAGCCGCCCGCAAGAGGCGGGCAGCTGGTCCCAGGCCGGCGGGCTGATGCGCTACGAGTACGCCGGCCGCTGGTGGCGTTTCACGCCGGAGGCGCAATGGCCCGCCGATGAGCAGTCGCGTGAGGCCATCAGGATGAAATGGGACGCTGAAAGCGGTGACTGCCGGCAGGAACTGGTGTTCATCGGTCAGAACATCGATTTCGATCGTCTGCGCACCGAACTCGACGCGTGCCTGCTCAGCGAGCAGGAATGGAACCTCGGTCCGGAACGCTGGCTGCGGCTGCCCGACCCCTTCGCTCCCTGGCACCAGGACGTCGCGTGA
- the dksA gene encoding RNA polymerase-binding protein DksA: MTEAELLAQPADAYMNEAQQAFFRALLLCQREQLQVRIADEFQLLREQEPSSDPSDVGTAEEQRQWQLRLLEREKKLLDKIDDSLDRLARGEYGWCTETGDPIGLRRLLLRPTTTLCIEAKERQEAREKHQRSA; the protein is encoded by the coding sequence ATGACCGAAGCCGAACTCCTTGCCCAACCCGCCGACGCCTACATGAACGAGGCGCAACAAGCGTTTTTTCGAGCACTGCTGCTGTGCCAGCGCGAACAATTGCAAGTGCGCATCGCCGATGAGTTCCAACTGCTGCGAGAGCAGGAGCCCAGCAGCGATCCATCTGACGTCGGTACCGCCGAGGAGCAGCGCCAATGGCAGCTCCGGTTGCTGGAACGGGAAAAGAAACTGCTCGACAAGATCGATGATTCGCTCGACCGACTCGCCCGTGGGGAATACGGCTGGTGCACGGAAACCGGCGATCCCATCGGGCTCAGGCGATTGCTGCTACGGCCTACCACGACGTTATGCATCGAAGCGAAAGAGCGGCAGGAAGCCCGTGAAAAACACCAACGAAGCGCCTGA